One genomic window of Trichlorobacter lovleyi includes the following:
- a CDS encoding site-specific integrase, which translates to MLFYLHKIGAIYYYRRRVPDDIRHYFPYPEIRLSLKTGNQRFARSLMRGLLGKTEKLFLQIRSGMLSESMIHNLVLDFISESLGRRDEIRKDMDSAEHEMLSDWANEFASDVSETHKQMLARGQMSGYPAMRVRELLQAKQIAFDEQSPAFRLLCREILVAEQKIADTDVRRLVHGDYRSELDEQLRRRGALPDNSVPQPSEGLADIVRGELEKVIPVSPYRDLHLARLIELYEESKAGFWTKSTAEKLQGDHRKILHILGDISVSDITQQLVNQFCADLLHYPKAIKGNQLETPWQELSRSVSARLSEKSRTIIRTQLASLIKYAKNVLGCPIVGDPTVGLVSSKRGRNYEVQNPPQHAVASGQAASVEVSVAAKQRGFYEQNELQGMLLKLSKQNRVERPDKYWIPLVLLYTGARANEICQLRTDDIVTAGDIPFICIKEDLAHLQSTKDHKNREVPIHPHLVELGFLDYVRQQRRRKSDRLWSALKPDKKDKWNKLFGNWFNGTLKKYFVNDTNQDLHTLRHTFITAMVSNVDTSFKKLAVLKGIIGHVDGADNQLMQQLLDKSEMTLRYTHTTQQEKFEYLSQLDYGLDFSCLKKW; encoded by the coding sequence ATGCTTTTCTATCTTCACAAAATTGGAGCCATTTACTATTATCGTCGGCGCGTCCCGGATGACATCCGTCATTATTTTCCGTACCCGGAAATTCGTCTTAGTCTCAAAACTGGCAACCAAAGATTTGCCCGCTCTCTGATGCGTGGACTGTTGGGCAAAACAGAAAAATTGTTTTTGCAGATTAGGAGCGGCATGCTTTCAGAGTCCATGATTCATAACCTTGTGTTAGATTTTATCTCTGAATCGCTTGGGCGACGTGATGAAATCCGCAAGGACATGGATTCCGCTGAGCACGAAATGCTGAGCGATTGGGCCAACGAGTTTGCAAGCGATGTATCGGAAACACATAAGCAGATGCTCGCCAGGGGGCAGATGTCGGGTTACCCTGCCATGCGCGTGCGCGAACTGCTGCAGGCAAAACAGATAGCATTTGATGAGCAGTCTCCCGCCTTCCGCCTGCTCTGCAGGGAGATACTTGTTGCTGAACAGAAAATCGCCGACACTGATGTCCGTCGGTTGGTGCATGGTGATTATCGAAGCGAGCTGGATGAACAGCTCCGTCGCCGTGGTGCTCTGCCAGATAACAGCGTTCCCCAGCCTTCAGAAGGCCTTGCGGATATTGTACGGGGGGAGTTGGAAAAAGTAATTCCGGTTTCACCATACCGTGATCTGCACCTTGCCCGGCTTATCGAACTATATGAAGAGTCAAAAGCCGGTTTCTGGACAAAGTCGACTGCAGAAAAGCTGCAGGGGGATCACCGGAAAATCCTTCACATCCTTGGTGATATCTCAGTTAGTGACATTACCCAGCAACTGGTCAATCAATTCTGTGCAGATCTTCTACACTACCCAAAAGCCATAAAAGGGAATCAATTAGAGACGCCCTGGCAGGAGTTGTCAAGGTCAGTGTCAGCACGGCTCTCGGAAAAATCCCGTACAATAATTCGTACCCAGCTTGCCAGTCTCATCAAGTACGCCAAAAATGTGCTGGGCTGCCCGATAGTCGGTGACCCTACCGTTGGTCTGGTGTCCAGCAAAAGGGGTAGAAATTATGAGGTGCAAAACCCACCGCAGCATGCTGTAGCATCTGGGCAGGCAGCGTCGGTTGAAGTGTCTGTTGCTGCAAAGCAGCGTGGCTTCTATGAACAAAACGAGCTTCAGGGGATGCTGTTAAAACTATCAAAACAAAACAGAGTTGAGAGGCCTGATAAATACTGGATTCCTCTTGTGCTGCTGTATACTGGTGCGCGCGCAAACGAAATTTGCCAGCTCAGAACTGATGACATTGTAACGGCGGGGGATATTCCGTTCATTTGTATTAAGGAGGATCTGGCACACCTTCAGTCGACAAAGGACCACAAAAATCGGGAGGTTCCGATTCATCCGCATTTGGTTGAGCTTGGTTTTCTTGATTACGTTCGGCAGCAACGGCGTCGGAAATCCGACCGACTCTGGAGCGCACTGAAGCCTGATAAAAAAGATAAATGGAACAAGCTGTTTGGCAACTGGTTTAACGGTACCTTGAAAAAATATTTTGTCAACGATACTAACCAAGATCTGCACACTCTGCGGCATACGTTTATTACTGCGATGGTTAGTAATGTCGATACGAGTTTTAAGAAGCTAGCCGTTTTAAAAGGGATAATCGGCCATGTTGATGGTGCTGATAATCAGTTAATGCAGCAACTACTGGATAAAAGTGAAATGACGCTCAGATATACGCATACGACACAGCAGGAAAAATTTGAGTATCTGTCGCAGCTTGATTACGGGCTTGATTTTAGTTGCCTCAAAAAATGGTAG
- the secG gene encoding preprotein translocase subunit SecG: protein MTTLIAILHVLISLFIIGVVLLQSGKGAEMGASFGSGGSQSVFGAGGGGNFMTKLTTAAAIIFMLTSLTLAYLSGHMPASSIMSGKQSQKPAPVSPVKPMPAAPTAPVSPVK, encoded by the coding sequence ATGACGACCCTCATTGCAATCCTGCATGTACTTATCAGCTTGTTTATAATTGGCGTTGTGCTGCTTCAGTCCGGTAAGGGCGCTGAAATGGGTGCTTCTTTCGGAAGTGGGGGCAGTCAGTCGGTGTTTGGTGCGGGTGGTGGAGGAAACTTCATGACCAAGCTCACTACTGCTGCTGCTATTATTTTTATGCTGACTTCCCTGACGTTGGCGTATCTTTCCGGGCATATGCCTGCATCTTCAATTATGTCTGGAAAACAGTCCCAGAAGCCCGCTCCTGTTTCGCCTGTGAAGCCGATGCCTGCAGCTCCGACTGCTCCGGTTTCCCCGGTTAAGTAG